The genomic segment ATTATCCTTTGCAGTTTATCCCTCGGGTAAAGAAACAGTGCAAGACTGtgtaataaaacacattttatgagtGAGTTAAggtcacaaaaaatacaattaaaacaggttaacatatttacaataatttgtgCATGCTAGGAGTTACAGCACTCTTCTGTTTTTCCAACCTTTTCTAAAGTTCTTCTCCCGAAGTGCTGAGGGTCTCAGTATGAACATGCAAGTGatgaaaaaagctgcatttgCATCGAACTCGATTCATGTGCCAGAGGcatccagttttaatgttaagttaaTGTACGGACATTATCAGAGGTTCTGTGGCACAATTTAAGCATTGGACGTGGCACGTCAGGGTGGCAGCGGTGCGTTTTAGGCGTCAAAAGATGCTAGAAAgatttaaccaatcagggactcaacttTGACATGTTGATGAGGTAATCTgcaggtggagtccaaaaccaaaaTGGAGGAAAATCTGATCAGTCTACTTCTAAACTTTGtactgtttttcctttttccattgggaaacaataaaaaagtttaattttagttttgtttttactttttccattctcagactaatgtgggacagcaAATCATCAAtttgggtcacagagagatggaagttCAGATGTAGCTCCAGTGTACCAGGagagactgaatgatctcacgaacccagacatggagatgtgattaTAGATGTTTATGTAGAGCCCATCAAAATTAATAAACCTGATCTTTTTGTACGTGAGATACAGTCACAGCTTCTGTGTAGGGATCAGGCAAAAAACTTGCAGTAGCTCTTCAAAAACGCATCTGAAGCATCAAGTTTATGAccagatttttacaaaaatattgagCAGCAACATGTGAATTGCATTAAGTGTGAATACAGCTTGAGAATTTTCTGCAGATCAGTGACTCCAGTTTCATAGTTTACACTTAAAACAGAAACTCATCACATTAACACAATGAAGTAGGACTCTTTCTTATGAAGCAAGTCTACTTCAAAATAATGAtaccacattttgtttttgtttgaaatcgGTAGAATGACTTGTACAAATTTAACTTGCAACGCCATTTCACTGCTCTGCAAAGAGGGACATGGCTATAGACAAAATGGCACCTGACATCATTGCCAAAAgtgaaaattatacaatttaccCTAACCTTACCCCAGGTGAGATtgtagaaaaaaacttttattagagGTTAAAATGGGAGAAAATGCATAACTGTTAAGGTCACCAGTCAAAGTGAAGTTTTTCTCGATCAACATGGGGAGATTTCTGGTTCTGGTTGAGGATTTCCAATTCCAGAtgttgatgtctgcagccagatTCCCTTGGCTGTGCTGGATGTGTCCATGTTTGCAAGGTTTTACATATTTTGCATGTAGTTTGTGAGGAGCGGAGGAAGAGGGAGTAAAGGTAACAGTTCTAATCTGGACCACCCAAGGAGCCTCCTGATCCTGAGACGGCAGAGCTGAGAAAGGGTCTGTGGAGAACCTGGAGGAACACAGAAAAACTTTGTGTTACCATGACAGCACAGCCTACCCATGGAGCTCTAAGGGCCTCTACATACAGAAGGCTCCTCCAAAGGTGATCCAATACCTTCATATGCAACAAGAAGCCAATGTGCCTTTCCCCCAGGAGGTGCTATTTCCACAGGCCGCTGGCCCATGCTGTCCTTGCAGTTGACATCTGCCCCATACTGCAATAACAGTGAGACCTGATCTGCACTGTCCTGCGAGGCAGCAGTGTGTAGAGGGCTGTCTCTTTCCCTGCCAGAGTTTACATCTGCTCCTGGAGAAGATGGAAACATGTACCTGGTTTACACACAAGGCTAAAGAGTTAGAGCATCTTTGTGCTGAAGAACTAACATCCCTTATAATCACTGTGCAGGAAATCCTgcatagaaaaaagaaattcctGCAATTTCAGCTTTATGGGCTCATACAACGGTCTTTACAGCTAGAAATGGGCAGCCTGTGAgcgaaaaatgggcaaacctgtacggcAGACAGGTGGTCGCACCAAATTCCAAGGTCATAGACCGCTCAGTGAGCTtgaagagtgaaaatgttcatgctcttttttttctgctgacatGCTGCGAGTGATAGATCATATActgaacacaaacattaaagGGTAAAGGGTGAAGTAAATTAGACGCAGACGTcaggatttctttgttttttcacccCTTGAATCCTATGGTCTGTAAGAGCCCCGTTAGTGCAACTCCTTGACTGCCCAGGACAGATGtgtccatttttttccacacagtCAGCCCATGTCAAGCCTTAAGGGAAGTTGTGATGAAGGCTTTACTAATGACGTAAGGGAGCATTACACGATAATATCACCCGTATGTCATAAATGTGTGCAACTTCCATTAGTCTttcaaatacttcacgatacgcttaccacacacacaacaatcgTGCAATCCATTTTCAACTGTGGCCATACGGGCTTGAAGGGAACTACAAGACAAACCTGCACTCCCAGAAAAGACTGactccaatgaaagttgtgttttgggggttattaacatgttttggggcatttttcttatgatggaagaTCTATATTAAGaacattaaacttaaaatagcatttctgaatatgtctttatttgaaacctttgtgaatctggagcagacaaaaaaagtttgaaaaagcttgtatgtgtcacaaagaaaatacactccgctctattctgatgaacccacttggagacaaatagatccatctttgtttttcttgtccaaGTTGAATATCTGgataaaactgtacggctgaatagctccaatattgctcacaaTTTTTTCTGCACCAGAAATATTAGTTTGGAAAAGTGAGGGGCtctaagctagtgggagagcatgtaaagaaacagatgacaggaagtgggggtggggttgtaCCCAGCCAACAGTCTCAAACTCttaaggtgaatttctactgaactcttgctgctctgcaagaaccatgtcctaaaaaacaacccttttttttccctttttttggttttggctaaaatgtcatcatcataattaaaagacaactagagacatttttgcaaaagtCTTCAAGATCAAATGTCAAAAGACCTCCACAGGCcaagacaacccaaaaactctCAGAACAAGACTTTACTTTTACTGACAGACCTGCAAAAACTGCACATTTAAGGCAGCACTGCTTCTTTCTTCCATTACATTATAGCTCCTCAACCTTTCAATAATCTCTTAAACTGATGTGAAGCAAACTTCAGAaccaaaatgtcttaaataaatattcaatcaaaataaacttgtaaaacaaaaatcaaaattttgaaatttaaaaagaatgctttaaaaaaaatccttactcatttctttaatatttttttagaatgcAAATTGTACTGTGTAATGTAATTCTAATACCAAGCCAATGCCAGGTATGAGACTGTAACGAAGAGGCTGAGGCACTGAGGTCCATATGCAACAGAGTTTAATGGCAGAAGGTCCATCAAGGGCAAAAGCAAGGTGAAGTCAAAATCCAGGCACCAGGTCAGACAAGGAGCGAGGCAAGGCATAAGGaaacaggcagaggtcaaaaaCACAAGGCAGTAGAAACCGCTCAGCGTTGTATCAGTGGCAAatacaatacttcacactgaacAGGGACCAAAGAGAGACTAAATTCACTGAGGATAATGAGTCTGATGAGAaccagctgatgatgatgaggcaGGAGGGTACCAGGTGAGTTCAGAGCTGGTAAGTATTCAGgcgagagctccctctggtggtcagaggtgAAGATGGATGGCTGATCCCTGACAGAGACTCACCTCGATCCAGTAGAACTCTGGAGCAGGCCAGTTGTTGGTGCAGACAGCTCACGTAGAGAGGAGAACCCAGGAGAGGAAGCTGACAATCTGGATTGGCTCCATGAGAGAGAAGTGACTCCACACACTGGCTGTTCCCTGCAAATAAATGCACATCACAGACAAAATTAGTATGTTTCTGGAAAGAcaaacatctttcttttttattcctttagaactcatgtttttatgttttactggcTAACAAGGCAATACAAATGCTGACAAATCCAGTCCATTCACTCTTTATACTTGTACGCTTCTTCATCTAGTTACCTATTCAAAGCTATGGATGGTATTCAACAAAAAGGCATGCTGCATGGTCCATTACCTCTCTTGCAGGCCTCATGCAAAGCAGAAGGAAAGTGTGAGTGCTGTATGTGAGTCTGTGCACCATTCTTCAGTAGAAGCTCTATACAGCCAATGCTTCCTGAAGTGCAACAGTTGAACAATGGTGTGATGCCGTCGATGGTCGCAGCATTCACCTGCAGAAACATGAGTTACACATTGTGGCTACAGATGCTCATACAGGCTCACTGCTAATGTTAAGTAGCAATAGTTCCAACAAAGGATACTTACATTGGCTCCCTCGTGTATTAATGTTCTAACACATGCGGTGTGCCCTGAGAGGCAGGCTTCATGGAGAGGGGTCACATGATCAAttgtcaaaatgttagcatgataTCCCTGTGACACAAAAACACCCAGTGAACATTTGCTGAATGTCAGTTCTAGATAGCATGTAAGATATATATCACTTTATGGGTCCTTAATACATGTGTTCACGATGTCAGTTGCATTGATAACGGTTAAAACTATGCTGTAAACAATCTCGAAATAGTATTCTGCATGTTGTTCTTGCCCAAATGTTAAGTAATGCTCTCTAAGATCTTGTGAAACAGTTCGACCTAAAACTACTGCAAGCTCTGCCTTCAGAGGAATGTTGTCAAAACCAAGTTCTATTTCGGTTTTCAATGCCTCCCTCACATTATCCTTACTGATCTTTACTTCTTCTGGCTCTGTCCTCTCTAACACTATCTTCATTACTCAGCTCTTGAAAGTTGTCCTTCCATCTTTCTATCACACATGTAAAACCTGTCATCACATTTCCATCTCTGTCCTAGATTTCTGACCTAGCTGCACATTCTTCTATCTCTATATATTTGCCTTGCTAACCTGTACAGATCCACctgtttcttctttgtttcatAGAAGTCCTTATTTGTCTTTTGATTGGTCTTTGACATCTCCACCTTGACTCATCTCCCTAATCTGTCTGCTGACCTATGTCCTCTGTCAACCTTTTCCTTTCAACACATTTCTTCATTACACCACCAAGTACGCCTATCTGCTTTCCTT from the Oryzias melastigma strain HK-1 linkage group LG1, ASM292280v2, whole genome shotgun sequence genome contains:
- the asb5b gene encoding ankyrin repeat and SOCS box protein 5b isoform X2; this translates as MSYVFNWLDVPWGDGDIGSWADRSPLHEAASQGRLLALRTLLAQGYHANILTIDHVTPLHEACLSGHTACVRTLIHEGANVNAATIDGITPLFNCCTSGSIGCIELLLKNGAQTHIQHSHFPSALHEACKRGNSQCVESLLSHGANPDCQLPLLGSPLYVSCLHQQLACSRVLLDRGADVNSGRERDSPLHTAASQDSADQVSLLLQYGADVNCKDSMGQRPVEIAPPGGKAHWLLVAYEGSPQTLSQLCRLRIRRLLGWSRLELLPLLPLPPLLTNYMQNM
- the asb5b gene encoding ankyrin repeat and SOCS box protein 5b isoform X1, whose product is MSRKRALEPAGLLEQVPERKRCCWGILTSQGSWADRSPLHEAASQGRLLALRTLLAQGYHANILTIDHVTPLHEACLSGHTACVRTLIHEGANVNAATIDGITPLFNCCTSGSIGCIELLLKNGAQTHIQHSHFPSALHEACKRGNSQCVESLLSHGANPDCQLPLLGSPLYVSCLHQQLACSRVLLDRGADVNSGRERDSPLHTAASQDSADQVSLLLQYGADVNCKDSMGQRPVEIAPPGGKAHWLLVAYEGSPQTLSQLCRLRIRRLLGWSRLELLPLLPLPPLLTNYMQNM